A region of Halanaerobiaceae bacterium ANBcell28 DNA encodes the following proteins:
- a CDS encoding rhodanese-like domain-containing protein, whose protein sequence is MKNIVNNIEFAEIENHWAKAYILDLTERGIIQRQNDGLFHPDDKLTTKDFVRWVIRSSKGKIEPSRDGCSSGYMDYALHKGIIEDYDMTNINNPIERRSAARIVHEVLLTEFGERDEDEWSAAKNLKDLYSCRTCVMHIAQVYVKGIMLKNENKVFDLKGKLTRAEASAVVVRMLDRGQRIPQKELRAFKIKNLHPDEARELILNDSKVIIIDVRTNEEYKTGHIKGSICTPLGDISNNPYTVSANKDTPIILYCQKGYKSSIAAQVLVNAGYREVYTIPGIEQYRYKLTQ, encoded by the coding sequence ATGAAAAACATAGTGAATAATATAGAATTTGCTGAAATAGAAAATCATTGGGCTAAAGCTTACATTTTAGATTTAACAGAACGTGGTATTATTCAGAGGCAGAATGATGGTTTATTTCATCCCGATGATAAGCTTACTACTAAAGATTTTGTAAGATGGGTAATTAGAAGTAGTAAAGGAAAAATAGAGCCAAGCCGTGATGGTTGCTCATCGGGATATATGGATTATGCCTTACATAAAGGTATAATAGAGGACTATGATATGACAAATATAAACAACCCGATTGAGCGTCGTTCTGCTGCAAGAATAGTTCATGAAGTCCTTTTAACTGAATTCGGAGAAAGAGATGAGGATGAATGGTCGGCAGCTAAAAATCTTAAGGACTTATACAGCTGTCGTACTTGTGTTATGCATATCGCCCAGGTGTATGTGAAAGGCATAATGCTCAAAAATGAGAATAAGGTCTTTGATCTAAAGGGTAAGTTAACTCGTGCTGAAGCTTCCGCAGTTGTAGTAAGAATGCTTGATAGGGGACAGCGTATTCCTCAGAAAGAGCTCAGAGCTTTTAAGATTAAAAATCTACACCCTGATGAAGCAAGAGAACTAATCTTAAATGATAGCAAGGTAATAATTATAGATGTACGGACGAATGAGGAATATAAAACAGGGCACATAAAGGGGAGTATTTGTACACCACTAGGTGATATATCAAATAATCCATATACGGTATCTGCTAACAAGGATACTCCGATAATCTTATACTGTCAAAAGGGTTATAAGAGTTCCATAGCGGCACAAGTACTTGTAAATGCAGGATACAGGGAGGTCTATACAATTCCAGGTATAGAACAGTATCGGTATAAATTAACTCAGTAA